A stretch of the Musa acuminata AAA Group cultivar baxijiao chromosome BXJ2-7, Cavendish_Baxijiao_AAA, whole genome shotgun sequence genome encodes the following:
- the LOC135617285 gene encoding uncharacterized protein LOC135617285 isoform X1, which yields MLSLPASGVPPPSTSPFSSAPGTTLRRSLQSRQWANTLIWISNRQRLLAFANVNASRGKGSSSGEIIMVDPIEAKQLAAKQMQEIQVKEKLKRRRQAEAVNGTLAMIGLTAGLVVEGQTGKGILGQLAGYWDAITSFFTR from the exons ATGCTGTCGTTACCGGCCTCCGGTGTCCCGCCGCCGTCCACCTCCCCTTTCTCGTCCGCACCCGGAACAACCCTCAG ACGGAGTTTGCAAAGCAGACAATGGGCAAATACTTTAATTTGGATCAGCAATAGACAAAGGTTACTGGCTTTTGCAAATGTAAAT GCATCTCGAGGAAAAGGAAGTTCAAGTGGCGAAATCATAATGGTTGATCCCATAGAAGCCAAACAGTTAGCTGCCAAACAGATGCAAGAAATTCAGGTTAAAGAAAAGCTCAAA AGGCGGCGTCAAGCTGAAGCAGTTAATGGAACTTTAGCAATGATCGGCCTCACAGCTGGATTGGTCGTCGAGGGCCAGACTGGAAAGGGGATCTTAGGCCAG CTCGCTGGATATTGGGATGCCATCACAAGCTTTTTTACTCGATAG
- the LOC135617285 gene encoding uncharacterized protein LOC135617285 isoform X2, which translates to MLSLPASGVPPPSTSPFSSAPGTTLRRSLQSRQWANTLIWISNRQRLLAFANASRGKGSSSGEIIMVDPIEAKQLAAKQMQEIQVKEKLKRRRQAEAVNGTLAMIGLTAGLVVEGQTGKGILGQLAGYWDAITSFFTR; encoded by the exons ATGCTGTCGTTACCGGCCTCCGGTGTCCCGCCGCCGTCCACCTCCCCTTTCTCGTCCGCACCCGGAACAACCCTCAG ACGGAGTTTGCAAAGCAGACAATGGGCAAATACTTTAATTTGGATCAGCAATAGACAAAGGTTACTGGCTTTTGCAAAT GCATCTCGAGGAAAAGGAAGTTCAAGTGGCGAAATCATAATGGTTGATCCCATAGAAGCCAAACAGTTAGCTGCCAAACAGATGCAAGAAATTCAGGTTAAAGAAAAGCTCAAA AGGCGGCGTCAAGCTGAAGCAGTTAATGGAACTTTAGCAATGATCGGCCTCACAGCTGGATTGGTCGTCGAGGGCCAGACTGGAAAGGGGATCTTAGGCCAG CTCGCTGGATATTGGGATGCCATCACAAGCTTTTTTACTCGATAG